The following are encoded together in the Coffea arabica cultivar ET-39 chromosome 1c, Coffea Arabica ET-39 HiFi, whole genome shotgun sequence genome:
- the LOC113724404 gene encoding uncharacterized protein isoform X3: MAFGARNEQEVRGIVKPRTDKRDYRRIVLHNALEVLLISYPETDKVLLVIQKVLKASRIFLVYAAATVFLVPFLERKGNFLRGIGCGRVNKQNPVSLGERSSLLQACTSTFEKMVWTYKPKM, translated from the exons ATGGCGTTTGGAGCCAGGAACGAGCAGGAAGTCAGAGGGATCGTGAAGCCTCGCACCGACAAAAGAGACTACCGAAGAATCGTTCTTCACAACGCTCTCGAGGTCCTCCTCATCAGCTATCCAGAAACTGATAAG GTTCTTTTAGTGATCCAGAAGGTCTTGAAGGCCTCGCGCATTTTCTTG GTCTATGCAGCTGCTACTGTCTTTCTTGTACCATTTTTGGAGAGGAAAGGAAATTTCCTGAG AGGAATAGGATGTGGAAGAGTAAATAAACAGAACCCAGTGAGTTTGGGAGAACGAAGTAGCTTGCTCCAAGCCTGTACATCTACTTTTGAGAAG ATGGTTTGGACT